A genomic window from Micromonospora violae includes:
- a CDS encoding ATP-binding protein, translated as MPAVATPTMPPPTLDNPAGGALGFIFTTLPALLRLTCGLFAAGVAVSVQTPPVEQAVLLPAVAVLTGWSLWYAHRALRHGIGPVLVAGDVAVTALTCLLIPVLVAPEVLPGEGSWIAVLASTTVINTQATAPARWSIPAGLLVIATYVTGAQAAGNPTEARAHAATLLAQTACTAMMAAVMRRRIGRADRAFVEHQRLTREALVARAAREAERQQNRDLHDTVLGTLTMVGLGAVAGPSTAFRDRCAADLRTLVALTDIHPVAGDGPVPLDGRLRSVVGRLPELAVRLDLAPCAVPVGVADAIGESTYAALSNVVRHAPGASATLRLTRDAIGVVVEVVDDGPGFDLATVPPHRYGLRESIRGRMATVGGRAEVRSTVGVGTRIRLEWPGVG; from the coding sequence ATGCCGGCCGTTGCCACCCCCACCATGCCGCCTCCCACGTTGGACAATCCGGCCGGCGGAGCCCTGGGCTTCATCTTCACCACGCTGCCAGCGTTGCTGCGGCTGACCTGCGGGCTGTTCGCCGCGGGGGTGGCCGTGTCGGTGCAGACCCCGCCGGTCGAGCAGGCGGTGTTGCTGCCCGCTGTGGCCGTCCTGACCGGCTGGTCCCTCTGGTACGCGCACCGCGCGTTACGCCACGGCATCGGTCCCGTCCTCGTCGCCGGCGACGTGGCGGTCACCGCGCTGACCTGCCTCCTCATCCCGGTGCTGGTGGCGCCCGAGGTGCTGCCCGGGGAGGGCAGCTGGATCGCCGTGCTGGCCAGCACCACGGTGATCAACACCCAGGCCACCGCCCCGGCGCGCTGGTCGATTCCGGCCGGCCTGCTCGTGATCGCCACGTACGTGACCGGGGCGCAGGCGGCCGGCAACCCCACCGAAGCGCGGGCGCACGCGGCCACGCTGCTGGCGCAGACCGCCTGCACGGCGATGATGGCGGCGGTCATGCGCCGGCGCATCGGCCGGGCGGACCGCGCCTTCGTCGAGCACCAGCGGCTGACCCGGGAGGCGTTGGTCGCCCGCGCCGCCCGCGAGGCCGAACGCCAACAGAACCGCGACCTGCACGACACCGTGCTCGGGACGCTGACCATGGTGGGTCTGGGCGCGGTCGCCGGGCCCTCGACCGCCTTCCGGGACCGGTGCGCGGCGGACCTGCGTACCCTCGTCGCGCTCACCGACATCCACCCGGTCGCCGGAGACGGCCCGGTGCCGCTCGACGGCCGGTTGCGGTCGGTGGTCGGCCGGCTGCCCGAGCTTGCGGTCCGACTGGACCTGGCACCCTGCGCGGTCCCCGTCGGGGTGGCCGACGCGATCGGCGAGAGCACCTACGCGGCGCTGTCCAACGTGGTCCGCCACGCCCCCGGCGCCAGCGCCACGCTGCGACTGACCCGGGACGCGATCGGCGTCGTGGTCGAGGTCGTCGACGACGGCCCCGGCTTCGACCTGGCCACCGTCCCACCGCACCGGTACGGGTTGCGCGAGTCGATCCGCGGCCGGATGGCAACCGTCGGTGGGCGGGCCGAGGTGCGGTCGACGGTCGGCGTCGGCACCCGGATTCGACTGGAGTGGCCCGGTGTCGGCTGA
- a CDS encoding response regulator transcription factor, with translation MGADPVAAVTGDRPVGVAIVDDHPVVVEGVRAWLATEPRLTVLATGDDPDEVLRAAPDADVVLLDLRLHGRMALDKLGELSAAGRRVVVYSEHTDPQTMLAALDAGAVAFLAKHEGREHCVETVLAAASDRPYVPPALAGAMVGDPRPDRPMLSDKEREALLLWFQSMSKASVARRMQISEHTVKQYVDRARIKYTRAGRPAATKAALLARAIEDGLVRPEDIGIYRSQATPDRPTP, from the coding sequence ATGGGCGCAGACCCGGTGGCGGCGGTGACCGGCGATCGGCCGGTCGGGGTGGCGATCGTCGACGATCACCCGGTGGTGGTCGAGGGGGTCCGCGCCTGGCTCGCGACCGAGCCGCGCCTCACGGTGCTCGCCACCGGCGACGACCCGGACGAGGTGCTGCGGGCGGCGCCGGACGCCGACGTCGTCCTGCTCGACCTGCGGCTGCACGGGCGAATGGCGTTGGACAAGTTGGGCGAGCTGAGCGCCGCCGGGCGGCGGGTGGTGGTCTACTCGGAGCACACCGACCCACAGACGATGCTCGCCGCGCTGGACGCCGGGGCGGTGGCGTTCCTGGCCAAGCACGAGGGCCGCGAACACTGCGTGGAGACGGTGCTGGCCGCCGCGAGCGACCGCCCGTACGTGCCGCCGGCGCTGGCCGGTGCGATGGTCGGCGACCCACGGCCGGACCGGCCGATGCTGTCCGACAAGGAACGTGAGGCACTGCTGCTGTGGTTCCAGTCGATGTCCAAGGCGTCGGTGGCTCGGCGGATGCAGATCAGCGAGCACACCGTGAAGCAGTACGTCGACCGGGCGCGGATCAAGTACACCCGGGCGGGGCGGCCAGCCGCCACAAAGGCGGCTCTCCTCGCCCGTGCGATCGAGGACGGTCTCGTCCGCCCGGAGGATATCGGCATCTACCGGTCACAGGCGACACCTGACCGGCCGACCCCCTAA